The Candidatus Deferrimicrobium borealis region TCCAGCAGGAAGCAAAAGCGTAGACCCCGACGGGGGGGACAAATTCGATGATCCCAAAAGCGATTCTATCACTGATCCTTGACGCCAGGTGCAACCAAAGTGATACACTCTGGATACAGGGAGGGCTATCACGATGCCGGCGAGGAATCCGAGAGTGAACGTGGTGCTGGAGAAACCGCTCTACGAGGCGGTCGATCACCTGGCCAAGAAAGAAGGCGTGTCCCTTTCAACGGCGGTCCGCGACCTCGTCAAAGAAGCGATCGAGATCCGGGAGGACGTCGATCTTGCCCGGTTTGCCGAAACGCGGGAGAAAACCCTGAGAAGGTCCCGGTCGCTTTCGCACAAGGACGTCTGGGGCTAATGTGCCGTTTACGATCAAGTATCACCCCGACGTCAAGGTCATCGATCTCCCCCGGATCAACGAAAAAATGCGGGCGCGCATCCGGAGGGCGATCGAGTCCCGCTTGATGACGGCACCGCAGGAGTACGGGCTTCCCTTGAGGAAGAATCTGGGAGGGTTTTGGAAGCTCCGGGTGGGTGATTACCGCGTCGTCTTCAAAGTCGGGGGGGATGTTGTGTATGTCCTCGGCATCCGCCACCGGAAGAACATCTACGAAATTGCAGCGGGGCGGATCAAATAAAAACGGAGAGCGCTTTGGAGCGCTCTCCGGAGAATCGCTGGCTCCCCAAATGTGCGAGTATACGAACCCGCCCGGGGTGGGTCGAGCGGATGCGCGTCGTGGGCTTCATCACTCAGGCCCCGGCCATCCGCAAAATCCTTGACCACGTCGGACGGCGCTTCGACCCGCTGAAACTCCCCGGACGGGCACCCGCGTTGTTGGATCATTTCTGCCCCGACCCGATCCCGGACTACGGACCCCAGTAAGACGACCGGGGGCCGGACTCCCCCCACCCACCCTTCTCACCTCGACGCCCGGCGTGTGTGCGGGTTTCGGGTTGTTCCCCATCCCATGGGGGGTATACTGACGGAAAAAGGCCGCCGGAAGCTGCGGCGGGCGGTGTGGCGGGTTCATTGATGTCGGAAAGGTTGATCCAGCCCCTGAAACACGACGGCCCGATAGGTTCCCAGGGCCTCCCCCCGTCTCCCGACCATCCCGGGGGAAAAGGAAATATCTTCTATGGACGTACAACTCCCTTTTTTGTATACTCAACTCATTCCAAAACGAGTTCTTATCAAAAAGTGCGATCGGTTCGTGTTGCAATTTTTCAAAACGTGGTGCGTTAGTAACAATACTACGGCTTAAAGGAGGAACTGAAGATGAAACCGAAGTCATTAGCTCTTCTGCTTGTCATGGCATTCCTTGGAATTTCCGTGTCAAGCTGTTCTAAACAACCTGCGCCTCCGCCCCCCCCGACAGTCATGGTGTTTGAGGAAGCAGCCCTCTTTGATTTCGACAAGGCAGAGCTGAAGCCCGAAGGAAAAGAGCAGATCAAAGTATACCGCGAAAAAACGCAAGCCGAATTGAGCCGTGCCGACAAGATAAGAATCACCGGCTACACCGACAATACCGGTGCTCCAGATTACAACATGAAGCTGTCGCAGCAGCGTGCAGAAGCAGTTCGCGCTCACCTGATCAGTATTGGAGTCGATCC contains the following coding sequences:
- a CDS encoding DUF6290 family protein; this translates as MPARNPRVNVVLEKPLYEAVDHLAKKEGVSLSTAVRDLVKEAIEIREDVDLARFAETREKTLRRSRSLSHKDVWG
- a CDS encoding type II toxin-antitoxin system RelE/ParE family toxin, which gives rise to MPFTIKYHPDVKVIDLPRINEKMRARIRRAIESRLMTAPQEYGLPLRKNLGGFWKLRVGDYRVVFKVGGDVVYVLGIRHRKNIYEIAAGRIK
- a CDS encoding OmpA family protein; translated protein: MKPKSLALLLVMAFLGISVSSCSKQPAPPPPPTVMVFEEAALFDFDKAELKPEGKEQIKVYREKTQAELSRADKIRITGYTDNTGAPDYNMKLSQQRAEAVRAHLISIGVDPNKMVATGAGEAKPIANNSTKEGQAKNRRVEIEVTGLGK